From the Pseudomonadales bacterium genome, one window contains:
- a CDS encoding MFS transporter, whose protein sequence is MNTSSVPPGDKAAFFYGWVIVLAAALIYAIALWPTICFGVFVKPLAQQFGWLRSEVTGAFGLFMMIVGAMSIVAGFAVDRFGPRVTSLAGGLLLGLGLFCAAKVENLRQFYLAYSILGGLGVAFLIVPLMATIPRWFVQRRGLALGLVFSAGGLGGMILSPLTQHWITAYGWRETFEIAGLGAACVILAMGLLMKKDPSEMGLQAFGEEAMLSGEQAVGATSVHAAHVAASGARNHTVKQALCSPAFWIYNLSVILMFSGIMMAQIHMVPYATDVGIAESVAALALGVAAASNALGRLVMGAASDRIGTRRALTYSMLLASLALFILPAISHAWMLYLFAVMFGFAYGGVIPQNPRIIGGLFGTRFLGGIMGIAAVFTVLGPALGPLLGAFVYDRLGSYQIAFLVGGTLVLLAIGLVLLLDLPAPLRVHGK, encoded by the coding sequence ATGAATACCTCTTCCGTCCCACCAGGAGACAAGGCAGCGTTCTTTTACGGCTGGGTCATCGTTCTGGCCGCCGCGCTCATCTATGCCATCGCTCTGTGGCCAACCATCTGTTTCGGCGTGTTCGTGAAGCCGCTGGCCCAGCAATTCGGCTGGCTTCGCAGCGAGGTAACGGGTGCATTCGGCCTGTTCATGATGATCGTGGGTGCCATGTCCATCGTGGCGGGATTTGCGGTTGATCGCTTCGGTCCACGTGTCACCAGCCTGGCTGGGGGCTTGTTGCTTGGCCTCGGTCTTTTTTGTGCGGCCAAGGTAGAGAATCTGCGACAGTTCTACCTTGCCTACAGCATCCTGGGTGGGCTGGGCGTTGCCTTCCTGATTGTGCCGTTGATGGCCACGATCCCGCGCTGGTTCGTACAGCGCCGTGGTCTTGCGCTTGGCCTCGTTTTTTCCGCCGGAGGCCTGGGAGGCATGATCCTTTCGCCGCTGACGCAGCATTGGATAACAGCATACGGTTGGCGCGAAACTTTCGAGATCGCCGGGTTGGGTGCGGCCTGTGTGATCCTGGCCATGGGGCTCCTGATGAAGAAGGATCCCTCAGAGATGGGGCTGCAAGCCTTCGGCGAAGAGGCCATGCTGTCTGGCGAACAGGCTGTCGGCGCCACATCCGTTCACGCAGCGCATGTGGCTGCGAGCGGCGCTCGAAACCACACGGTCAAGCAGGCGTTGTGCAGTCCGGCGTTCTGGATCTACAACCTGTCGGTGATCCTGATGTTCTCCGGCATCATGATGGCCCAGATTCATATGGTCCCCTATGCAACGGACGTCGGAATTGCCGAATCCGTCGCTGCGCTGGCCCTCGGTGTTGCAGCTGCATCCAATGCACTTGGCCGCCTTGTCATGGGGGCTGCCTCTGATCGGATCGGGACGAGGCGTGCGCTGACTTACAGCATGCTGTTGGCTTCGCTGGCGCTTTTCATCTTGCCCGCCATAAGTCACGCATGGATGCTGTATCTTTTTGCGGTCATGTTCGGATTTGCCTACGGAGGGGTCATCCCGCAAAATCCACGCATCATAGGTGGGCTGTTCGGAACACGGTTTCTCGGTGGAATCATGGGCATCGCTGCGGTTTTTACCGTGCTGGGCCCGGCGCTTGGTCCGCTGCTGGGCGCATTCGTCTACGATCGACTGGGCAGTTACCAGATCGCATTTCTTGTTGGCGGTACATTGGTATTGCTGGCAATCGGTCTTGTGCTGCTGCTGGATCTGCCTGCTCCGCTCCGTGTACATGGGAAGTGA
- a CDS encoding thiamine pyrophosphate-binding protein translates to MNDGETTVEMSCADAVWSMLREEGVDRVFGVCGITNVPLLHALRRAPDMTFVHATHESAALGMADGYSRATGRLAVVVVHSTGGLSNTMGNLHNAYAAGSRILVIVGQTDASLDWNERYMDVDVRPMVSQVTKARWRVTRANDVAVAVNRAIKEACTAPTGPVVLSIPHGVQCQVVAHQSFPAHGRRVTMDTGLSAGSLEHVAGLLASARNPVIVAGHAVADTDAVSELVALAEVLAAPVYTGNETKLIFPSDHPLYRGLLFQQSHAIRRVATSADVLLEIGSDVFKFDDQADSPVVPPATRVIQIDLDACALARFCPTEVALLANPKLALAQLRKAVEPLLDKARHVERMAQLREEHQQRKDFVESCLNADPGLVPVHWGAAFREIAAALPGNAAVVDELASFYGQLPKVIGFREPGSYFTCVDSLGWGVPAALGVAMGRPDQAIVALLGDGGAMFCIQALWSAARYQVPIVFVVFNNGGFGSMRGLFGYYGQAVGAPMDGADCAVYDIGELSFAALAEGFGLIARRISDAAAIKPALEEMIGLRKPTLIELMVSPEGAGLNEMTAAFFA, encoded by the coding sequence ATGAATGACGGAGAAACGACCGTAGAGATGAGTTGTGCCGATGCCGTGTGGAGCATGCTTCGCGAAGAGGGCGTCGATCGCGTTTTCGGTGTTTGCGGCATCACGAACGTACCGCTGTTGCACGCATTGAGACGAGCGCCTGACATGACCTTCGTGCATGCCACGCACGAATCTGCTGCGCTGGGTATGGCAGACGGCTATTCGCGGGCAACCGGAAGGCTCGCCGTCGTAGTCGTGCATTCGACCGGCGGCCTGTCGAACACGATGGGAAACCTGCACAATGCTTACGCCGCCGGAAGCCGGATTCTCGTCATCGTCGGACAGACGGATGCCTCGCTCGACTGGAACGAGCGTTACATGGATGTCGACGTGCGCCCCATGGTGAGCCAGGTCACCAAGGCACGCTGGCGCGTGACGCGCGCAAACGACGTGGCGGTGGCCGTGAATCGGGCAATCAAGGAAGCGTGCACCGCGCCAACAGGTCCGGTTGTGCTCTCCATCCCGCACGGAGTGCAATGCCAGGTCGTGGCGCACCAGTCATTTCCTGCGCATGGTCGGCGCGTAACAATGGATACCGGCCTGTCCGCCGGGTCACTGGAGCATGTGGCCGGGCTGCTGGCCTCCGCAAGAAATCCGGTGATAGTTGCCGGTCACGCCGTGGCTGATACGGATGCGGTGTCCGAGCTGGTCGCATTGGCCGAAGTGTTGGCTGCGCCTGTGTACACGGGCAATGAAACCAAACTGATCTTCCCCAGTGATCATCCCCTGTATCGTGGGCTGCTCTTCCAGCAGAGCCATGCCATTCGCCGTGTGGCGACATCTGCCGATGTCTTGCTGGAAATCGGTAGCGATGTATTCAAGTTTGACGACCAGGCAGATTCGCCGGTCGTGCCGCCGGCAACGCGTGTCATCCAGATCGATCTCGATGCCTGTGCACTTGCCAGGTTTTGTCCGACGGAAGTCGCCTTGCTCGCGAATCCGAAGCTCGCACTGGCCCAGTTGCGCAAAGCCGTCGAGCCGCTGCTTGACAAGGCAAGGCATGTCGAGCGAATGGCGCAGTTGAGGGAAGAGCATCAGCAGCGAAAGGACTTTGTCGAGAGCTGCCTGAATGCCGATCCGGGATTGGTGCCCGTCCATTGGGGCGCAGCGTTCAGGGAGATCGCTGCCGCGCTGCCCGGGAATGCTGCTGTGGTCGACGAGTTGGCATCGTTCTACGGACAATTGCCCAAGGTGATCGGATTTCGTGAGCCAGGCAGTTACTTCACCTGCGTCGATTCCCTGGGATGGGGCGTGCCGGCTGCACTTGGAGTCGCCATGGGGCGTCCCGACCAGGCGATCGTCGCGTTGCTTGGCGATGGTGGTGCCATGTTTTGCATCCAGGCCCTGTGGAGCGCCGCCAGGTACCAGGTACCGATTGTGTTCGTGGTCTTCAACAATGGTGGTTTCGGCTCGATGAGAGGCCTCTTCGGCTACTACGGGCAGGCGGTCGGCGCCCCGATGGATGGAGCCGATTGTGCCGTGTACGACATTGGCGAGCTGAGCTTTGCCGCGCTGGCCGAGGGCTTCGGGCTGATTGCCAGGCGCATCAGCGACGCAGCGGCGATCAAGCCGGCGCTGGAGGAGATGATCGGCTTGCGCAAGCCCACGCTCATCGAACTCATGGTCAGTCCCGAAGGCGCCGGACTGAACGAAATGACGGCTGCCTTCTTCGCTTGA
- a CDS encoding long-chain-fatty-acyl-CoA reductase — protein sequence MTEYDIPLIVRGEVIRDHMVPFQGRRGGVSFRTPDVKRFIDRIVLRNPAEMEDMYRLSVADVLDYLEELGARLRLDTNAHLRQAMEMYLAANVQSREILAQMYNGLSVAFNRASIEEAIDKMMGIECLDGWESRQFADREVQVRAFGARTVHLNPGNSPAAAAFGLMHGSILRCDNIVKFPSNDPFTATALGLTMIEMAPTHPITRHYTVGYWKGGDAGVEEHLYTPRNIEKILAWGGPSSMRQVRKYLVPGLDLIALDPKVSGSMIGSEAFESQESMNYVAEQIAKDVGLLNQAACLNARVVYVESGVDAVGVERLERLGALVHAAIQALPSQFSSCSPDFPAQLRADIDGIRHDARYGVIGVEQSEGGVVISRRSEPVPFKDELNGRVVNLVPVNRIEDALQWVTIDTQTIGVYPESLKERIRDRCALQGAQRLTTLGCATYEAEGYPHDGIELFRRMVRWVVIENFEREVVERGASFAHSQP from the coding sequence GTGACAGAGTACGACATCCCCCTGATTGTTCGCGGCGAGGTCATACGCGATCACATGGTGCCTTTCCAGGGCCGGCGAGGTGGCGTGTCCTTCCGGACGCCTGATGTAAAGCGGTTCATCGACCGGATCGTCTTGCGCAATCCGGCCGAGATGGAGGACATGTACCGGCTGTCCGTCGCGGATGTCCTCGACTATCTCGAAGAACTCGGGGCGCGGCTCCGGCTGGACACGAATGCGCATCTTCGTCAGGCCATGGAGATGTATCTTGCAGCCAACGTCCAGTCCAGGGAGATCCTGGCTCAGATGTACAACGGACTGAGCGTTGCCTTCAATCGAGCCTCCATAGAGGAGGCGATCGACAAGATGATGGGCATCGAATGCCTCGATGGCTGGGAGAGCCGCCAGTTTGCCGATCGGGAAGTCCAGGTGCGCGCATTCGGCGCTCGGACGGTGCACCTCAACCCGGGCAACTCCCCTGCAGCCGCTGCCTTCGGTCTGATGCACGGATCCATCCTGCGGTGCGACAACATCGTCAAGTTCCCATCCAACGACCCGTTCACTGCGACGGCCCTGGGCTTGACCATGATCGAGATGGCGCCCACGCATCCGATTACCAGGCACTACACGGTGGGCTACTGGAAAGGAGGGGATGCGGGTGTCGAGGAGCATCTGTACACGCCACGCAACATCGAGAAGATCCTGGCCTGGGGCGGTCCGAGCTCGATGCGCCAGGTCCGCAAGTACCTCGTGCCGGGGCTGGATCTCATCGCGCTCGATCCCAAGGTCAGCGGTTCGATGATCGGCAGCGAGGCTTTCGAGTCGCAGGAGTCCATGAATTATGTTGCGGAACAGATCGCCAAGGACGTAGGCCTGTTGAACCAGGCTGCATGTCTCAATGCCCGGGTGGTCTATGTCGAAAGTGGCGTGGATGCGGTGGGGGTGGAGCGGCTAGAGCGCTTGGGTGCGCTCGTGCATGCGGCGATCCAGGCGCTGCCATCCCAGTTCAGTTCCTGCAGCCCCGATTTTCCCGCTCAACTCCGCGCTGATATCGATGGGATACGCCATGACGCCCGTTACGGTGTCATCGGTGTCGAGCAATCCGAGGGCGGTGTCGTCATTTCACGACGAAGCGAACCGGTTCCGTTCAAGGACGAATTGAATGGCCGGGTCGTCAACCTGGTGCCGGTGAACAGGATCGAGGATGCCCTCCAGTGGGTGACCATCGATACCCAGACCATCGGCGTCTATCCGGAATCCCTCAAGGAACGAATCCGTGACCGATGTGCCCTGCAGGGTGCGCAGCGTCTTACCACGCTGGGCTGCGCGACGTATGAGGCCGAGGGCTATCCGCATGATGGCATCGAGCTGTTTCGTCGCATGGTGCGCTGGGTGGTCATCGAGAATTTCGAGCGCGAGGTAGTGGAACGTGGTGCCAGCTTTGCCCATTCGCAACCGTGA
- a CDS encoding helix-turn-helix domain-containing protein — translation MARPALSATRAIDILNFIANQPGHEFTLSELVQRLEVNIASCHAILNTLTESGYLVRHPTHKTYSLGPALVATGQAALERHPAIGIAREEAAKLSAENNLDAMVTARMGKDMVGLARYGRYRSTAPSMGVGQHVPLIPPLGALFMAWSSNDKIEQWLKKLPHKVTKAERARYDELLSVIRKDGYAVYLETALPIQLGEAVREVSFSMSSPSDRERLTSLIDKLGIEDHYLLYPKSGSRYPVRMLSAPIFNPHGEVSYVIYLTGFGDSLGTEEIQGYARKLVATCRSVTMQSNGKWMN, via the coding sequence ATGGCTAGACCTGCGCTATCGGCAACACGCGCAATCGATATACTCAATTTCATTGCGAATCAGCCCGGTCATGAATTCACTCTCTCGGAGCTGGTGCAGCGGCTTGAAGTGAATATCGCGTCGTGCCATGCGATCCTGAATACGTTGACGGAAAGCGGGTATCTCGTAAGGCATCCGACCCACAAGACCTACTCGCTGGGGCCGGCACTGGTTGCCACCGGCCAGGCCGCGCTGGAGCGGCATCCGGCCATTGGCATAGCCAGAGAGGAAGCGGCCAAGCTCTCGGCAGAAAACAATCTCGATGCGATGGTGACAGCACGCATGGGAAAGGACATGGTGGGGTTGGCGCGATATGGTCGTTACCGTTCCACTGCGCCAAGCATGGGCGTGGGCCAGCATGTTCCATTGATCCCGCCCCTGGGAGCCTTGTTCATGGCGTGGTCGAGTAACGACAAGATCGAGCAATGGTTGAAGAAACTTCCTCACAAGGTGACCAAGGCCGAACGAGCCAGGTACGATGAACTCCTCTCCGTCATCAGGAAGGACGGCTACGCTGTCTATCTTGAAACCGCCTTGCCGATCCAGCTCGGAGAAGCCGTGCGAGAGGTGTCGTTTTCAATGTCCTCGCCCAGCGACAGGGAGCGCCTGACCAGTCTCATCGACAAACTCGGCATTGAAGACCACTACCTCCTGTACCCGAAGAGCGGAAGCCGTTATCCGGTGCGGATGTTGTCGGCACCGATTTTCAATCCACATGGCGAAGTGAGTTACGTGATCTATCTGACCGGTTTCGGAGATTCGCTGGGAACCGAAGAAATTCAGGGTTATGCACGAAAACTGGTGGCGACCTGCCGTTCCGTCACCATGCAAAGCAACGGCAAGTGGATGAACTAG
- a CDS encoding TonB-dependent receptor — MSHDNCRATSSARRFKRPSLLTLGIAAAVLSSGQQSVMAAPELEEIVVTAQKREQRIQDVPIFVSVLSGDQLSAANIMNFSELGKLTPGVAIDGPAGGLGSTIYVRGIGVTKYIEGIRPSVGIFVDDVPLSRIDNAFTNFSDIDRIEVLKGPQATLFGKEVASGAIAIHTIKPSTDGIEGNLDLNVGNFDLQEYRGAVNLPLGSATAARFSGYWTTRESEIKNVVTSKQGETDTWGGRLRVLQRIGDDAEAILTVERHQVKVRDMMKEQTSYGTSTLGFAAATHTQLLPIRVFDRKAQADAGNGHDQTTTNAALRVSWKINDAWSLVSITGHQKFSRDSDKGGRPGGVNNTSRGLFGTFSFLGYVDDKSLTQELRLTYDGESLSSIIGAFYEDTKLRSITNILTKSPARSTPLQSFGDRRGTDHAIFTHNIYQFDDRWTLTAGLRYSEVEKDDRVDNLINVGAFGAVPSRAVPAQKDKWTSVSGTAKVAYKISDEVNLYGGYDRGFKAGGHNTLSSRLPKFDEETVDNFEIGVKGLSFDRRLRWAASVFYTKYKDFQVNSPDPVGGTSYIQNAASVHIPGVEGEFTWMVNDNFTLEGSLAYIDAKFDDFKYAECNDDQKVGHPRCTQDLSGKRINGNSPWTWNLAGLYEVPISNTNLKWFLRGEVMYRDETQGSSTLDRRTVMDDYTLVNASAGLTSVDGAWSLSLWGKNLTDKDYISSFELARDGAFGWLAELGDSRAYGVNFKYKF; from the coding sequence ATGAGCCATGACAACTGCCGCGCGACTTCGTCAGCCCGTCGATTCAAGAGGCCTTCCTTGCTGACACTCGGAATCGCCGCCGCCGTTCTTTCAAGCGGTCAGCAGTCGGTGATGGCTGCCCCCGAACTCGAAGAAATTGTCGTCACGGCCCAGAAACGTGAACAGCGCATCCAGGACGTACCGATTTTCGTGTCGGTTCTCTCCGGTGATCAGCTCAGCGCCGCCAATATCATGAATTTCAGCGAACTGGGCAAGCTCACCCCGGGTGTCGCGATTGACGGCCCAGCTGGTGGTCTTGGTTCCACCATATATGTGAGGGGAATCGGGGTCACCAAGTACATCGAAGGAATCAGGCCCTCCGTCGGCATATTCGTTGATGATGTGCCTCTGAGCCGCATCGACAATGCGTTCACGAATTTCTCGGATATCGACCGGATCGAAGTGCTCAAGGGCCCCCAGGCCACGCTGTTCGGCAAGGAAGTGGCTTCCGGAGCCATCGCCATTCACACGATAAAACCCAGTACGGATGGGATCGAGGGAAATCTGGATCTCAACGTCGGGAATTTCGATCTGCAGGAATACCGCGGGGCAGTGAACCTTCCACTGGGAAGTGCCACGGCAGCGCGGTTCAGTGGTTACTGGACGACCAGAGAGAGCGAAATCAAGAACGTCGTCACCAGCAAGCAGGGAGAGACGGATACCTGGGGTGGGCGGCTGCGTGTTCTGCAGCGAATCGGGGATGATGCAGAGGCGATTCTCACGGTAGAGCGGCACCAGGTTAAAGTCAGAGACATGATGAAAGAACAGACGTCCTATGGTACGTCCACGCTAGGGTTCGCTGCGGCGACGCACACCCAGCTGCTCCCCATCCGCGTCTTCGACAGAAAGGCGCAGGCGGACGCTGGTAATGGGCATGATCAGACGACCACCAACGCTGCGCTGCGCGTGTCGTGGAAAATCAATGATGCATGGTCTCTGGTATCGATTACCGGACACCAGAAGTTCAGCAGAGACAGTGACAAGGGTGGTCGTCCCGGTGGCGTCAACAACACCTCCAGGGGCTTGTTCGGTACGTTCTCTTTCTTGGGCTATGTGGACGACAAATCACTCACCCAGGAGCTGAGACTCACCTATGACGGTGAATCCCTGTCGTCGATCATCGGTGCCTTCTACGAGGACACGAAGCTGCGGTCGATCACCAACATCCTGACGAAATCGCCGGCGCGCAGCACACCGCTGCAGTCCTTCGGTGATCGGCGCGGCACGGATCATGCGATTTTCACCCATAACATCTACCAGTTCGACGATCGCTGGACGCTGACTGCGGGGTTGCGCTATTCGGAAGTCGAAAAGGACGACCGCGTCGACAACCTGATCAATGTCGGTGCCTTTGGCGCGGTTCCGTCCCGTGCCGTACCCGCACAAAAGGACAAGTGGACATCGGTGAGCGGTACGGCAAAGGTTGCGTACAAGATCAGCGACGAGGTCAACCTGTATGGTGGCTATGACCGGGGGTTCAAGGCCGGTGGACACAACACCCTGAGTTCGAGGTTGCCGAAGTTCGACGAGGAGACGGTAGACAATTTTGAGATTGGCGTGAAGGGCCTGTCCTTCGATCGGCGCCTGCGCTGGGCCGCCAGTGTCTTTTATACGAAATACAAGGACTTCCAGGTCAACAGCCCGGATCCGGTCGGCGGAACGAGCTACATACAGAACGCTGCGTCCGTCCACATACCCGGCGTGGAGGGGGAGTTCACTTGGATGGTCAACGACAACTTCACTCTCGAGGGTTCGCTGGCCTACATCGATGCCAAATTCGACGACTTCAAGTACGCCGAGTGCAACGATGACCAGAAAGTCGGACACCCGCGTTGCACGCAGGATCTGTCGGGTAAGCGCATCAATGGCAACAGCCCATGGACCTGGAACCTCGCAGGCCTCTATGAGGTGCCGATCAGCAACACGAACCTCAAGTGGTTCCTGCGGGGAGAAGTCATGTATCGCGACGAGACGCAGGGCTCGAGCACGCTGGATCGACGGACCGTCATGGATGACTACACGCTCGTCAACGCGAGCGCAGGCCTCACGTCTGTCGACGGTGCCTGGTCTCTGTCGCTCTGGGGGAAAAACCTCACGGACAAGGATTACATTTCATCCTTTGAACTCGCGCGCGACGGGGCCTTCGGCTGGCTGGCCGAGCTTGGTGACAGCCGCGCATACGGAGTGAATTTCAAATACAAGTTCTGA
- a CDS encoding TIGR03619 family F420-dependent LLM class oxidoreductase: protein MQLPIQSQSTLYVSEWEKHASVDDMAAIAVAADAAGCFYLGVCDHTAIPARLVDAMGSVWYDTIATLGWLAGFTKRTRLLSHVVTLSQRHPLRAAKEFSTLDRLSHGRLVIGVGVGHVAEEFDVLNGPGSFAQRGKRGDEAIEALMQCLEAEAATHEGSCWSFSGMHIGPRAVQEPRPPVWIGGSSPAALRRVAAYGDGWLPQGTPRSALHEQIQRIRELRREFRNDSWLDIGTIVEPMHIIESSRNDPGWELPAGSLIGHAEQIAESLRGLVSMGVNHLQVRFRSRSTQECIEQIQCFAASVAPLLTV, encoded by the coding sequence ATGCAGCTTCCCATCCAGAGCCAGTCGACTCTATACGTTTCGGAGTGGGAGAAGCATGCCTCCGTGGACGACATGGCTGCCATTGCGGTAGCCGCCGATGCAGCCGGTTGCTTCTACCTGGGCGTCTGCGATCACACGGCCATTCCTGCACGACTGGTCGACGCCATGGGCTCCGTCTGGTATGACACCATCGCAACGCTGGGGTGGTTGGCAGGTTTTACGAAGCGCACGAGACTGCTGTCACATGTCGTGACGCTCTCTCAGCGGCATCCGCTGCGCGCTGCCAAGGAGTTCAGCACACTGGACCGGCTGTCGCACGGACGACTCGTCATCGGCGTTGGCGTCGGGCATGTGGCGGAAGAGTTCGACGTGTTGAACGGTCCGGGCAGCTTCGCGCAACGAGGCAAGCGGGGCGACGAAGCAATCGAGGCGTTGATGCAATGTCTCGAAGCAGAGGCTGCCACCCACGAGGGTTCCTGCTGGAGTTTCTCGGGCATGCATATTGGCCCGCGAGCGGTACAGGAACCAAGACCGCCGGTGTGGATCGGCGGATCGAGTCCGGCGGCACTGCGTCGGGTTGCGGCCTATGGCGATGGTTGGCTGCCGCAAGGGACACCGAGAAGTGCTCTTCATGAGCAGATCCAGCGGATTCGCGAGTTGCGCCGCGAGTTCAGGAACGACTCGTGGCTGGATATCGGCACGATCGTTGAGCCGATGCACATAATCGAATCCAGTCGCAACGATCCTGGATGGGAGCTTCCCGCTGGATCGCTGATCGGTCATGCCGAGCAAATCGCGGAATCGTTGCGAGGACTGGTGAGCATGGGAGTGAATCATCTCCAGGTGCGCTTCCGCTCCCGGTCAACGCAGGAATGCATCGAACAGATCCAGTGCTTCGCAGCTTCCGTGGCGCCGCTGTTGACCGTGTGA
- a CDS encoding long-chain-fatty-acyl-CoA reductase has translation MTKYRIPIIARGQVIDDYEVICHGRYGADFACPDPNKYLSRILLPSRRAMEPLYQLSLDEVVSYLLELGKHLKTATNPHLQWALELARAFNDVPPHMVRNAMDSFQDRFLSRSTLEGMIDTVGREHLDGWQRHERDSGRISYIRAFGVPTAHVIAGNGPSVAMMTLVRNALIRGYAIVKIPSNELGTAVALARTAIDMAPDHPLTKAFSAVYWRGGDDAFESRLYHPRNVERIVAWGGFASVTHIAKYVRPGIDLVTFDPKISRSVLGPGTFASDASMSEAAMRLADDVGNGNQNGCTNCRVSYAINDGSSDFLDKVKRFGQMVFDEIQRLPHEVSSPAIHMDPGFQSKVAALAMLDDDYHVVGGDKRGGVIVSIEGDQVDFADELKYRTLNIVPVKDYDAMLRFVTRDVQTVGVYPESVRDELRTVLALHGVQRITSLGFMREYDAAIDPHDGNEALRKMCTWVVAEDCITNHAPALWRKAGSTG, from the coding sequence ATGACCAAGTACCGGATCCCCATCATTGCACGAGGCCAGGTCATCGATGACTACGAAGTCATCTGTCACGGCCGGTATGGCGCCGATTTCGCGTGCCCCGACCCGAACAAGTACCTGTCAAGAATCCTGTTGCCTTCACGCCGCGCAATGGAACCTCTCTACCAACTGTCGTTGGACGAGGTCGTCAGCTACTTGCTGGAACTGGGAAAGCATCTGAAGACAGCGACCAATCCGCACCTGCAATGGGCTCTTGAACTTGCCAGGGCTTTCAACGATGTGCCACCGCACATGGTCCGGAACGCCATGGACAGTTTTCAGGATCGATTCCTGTCTCGCTCGACTCTCGAAGGGATGATCGATACGGTAGGACGCGAGCATCTCGACGGTTGGCAACGTCACGAACGTGACTCGGGACGCATCTCCTACATCCGTGCCTTCGGGGTGCCCACGGCACACGTGATTGCCGGCAATGGCCCATCTGTCGCCATGATGACGCTGGTGCGCAACGCTCTCATCCGCGGCTACGCCATCGTAAAGATCCCCTCGAACGAACTGGGCACCGCCGTTGCCCTCGCACGCACGGCAATCGACATGGCTCCTGACCACCCTCTGACCAAGGCATTCAGTGCTGTTTACTGGCGCGGGGGCGACGACGCTTTCGAATCCCGCCTGTACCACCCCAGGAATGTCGAGCGCATCGTCGCATGGGGCGGCTTCGCATCGGTCACGCATATCGCCAAATACGTACGCCCCGGCATCGATCTCGTGACCTTCGACCCGAAGATCAGTCGTTCCGTACTGGGACCAGGCACGTTCGCCTCGGATGCCAGCATGAGTGAAGCGGCCATGCGCCTGGCCGACGATGTCGGCAATGGCAACCAGAACGGGTGCACCAATTGCCGGGTGTCCTACGCCATAAACGATGGAAGCTCTGATTTCCTGGACAAGGTGAAGCGTTTCGGCCAGATGGTGTTCGATGAAATCCAGCGACTGCCTCACGAGGTGAGCAGCCCCGCCATTCACATGGACCCGGGGTTTCAGTCGAAAGTAGCGGCTTTGGCGATGCTCGACGACGATTATCACGTCGTCGGTGGTGACAAACGCGGAGGCGTGATCGTCTCGATCGAAGGCGACCAGGTGGATTTTGCCGACGAACTCAAGTATCGGACACTGAACATCGTCCCCGTGAAGGATTACGACGCCATGCTTCGCTTTGTCACGCGCGACGTACAGACCGTAGGCGTGTATCCAGAAAGCGTGCGCGATGAGCTTCGCACGGTCCTGGCTCTCCATGGCGTACAGCGAATCACATCCCTCGGGTTCATGCGCGAATACGACGCGGCAATTGATCCACACGATGGGAACGAAGCCTTGCGAAAGATGTGTACCTGGGTCGTTGCCGAGGATTGCATCACGAACCACGCCCCCGCACTCTGGCGCAAGGCAGGCAGCACGGGCTGA